AACAAGATAAGAAAATTGCAGGATATGCCCATGAAGCAGGAAGGGCTATGTTAATCGTAGTTAATAAATGGGATGTCATAGAGAAAGATGATAAAACCATGTCACGGTATACAGAAAAAATACGTGATGAATTTCAATTTTTATCTTACGCTCCAGCCCTTTATTTGTCGGCCAAAACAAAACATAGATTGCAGCATTTACTGCCTGCTGTAAAACAAGCTGCAGATAACCATAATCTTCGCGTCCCTACAAATGTGTTAAATGACGTCATTATGGATGCAGTAATAATAAATCCTACTCCTACTGAGAACAATCGCAGACTGAGAATAAATTACGCAACTCAAGTGGCAGTGGCTCCGCCTACCTTTGTGTTGTTTGTAAATGACCCTGAACTCTTGCATTTTTCATATAAACGATATATAGAAAATAAACTGCGCGAAGCATTTCATTTTGAGGGAACACCACTTAAAATTATTGCGCGAAAAAAGAACGAGTAAGCTTTTAGTAAAAATTATATCAATTAATCGGGGGAAACGGGAGAAATGGAATTATTAGTGTCTATAATCGCTGCTTATTTATTAGGGTCGATTAGTTTTAGCTATGTGATTGCTCAAAAAATGATGAAAATTGACATTCGACAGCACGGCAGCGGGAATGCAGGAGCTACCAATATTTTAAGAGTGTTAGGCAAAGGACCAGCTATTTTAGTGTTGAGTCTTGATATATTCAAGGGGATCGCGGCAGTGTGGTTTGCAAAATGGCTGGAAATGTCGGGTATATTTCCGGTATTTACTTCTCTCGGGGAAATGGATGGCCTTGCTCCCGCTTTAGCAGGTTTAGCTGCAATTCTTGGGCACAATTGGCCGGTATATTATGGGTTTAAAGGTGGAAAAGGTGTAGCAACAGCAGTTGGAGTAGTAGGCAGTCTTGTATTTTTCCCGGCGGTTTATGTCGGCATTGTTTCTATTTTAGCCATCGTGGTTACGAGATACGTTTCGTTAGGTTCATTGATTTTTGCCGCTGCGACTCCTATATTAATCTGGTTTACAAAAGAGCATTATGGACATCCCGATCCATACTTTTACTTAACTGCACTATTAGGACTAATGTCGGTTTGGAAACATAGAACAAATGTTGAGAGGTTAATAAAAGGTACCGAAAACAAAATCGGGGAAAAGAAATTATCATAAACGAGGGGGAAAAGAATGAACTCAAACGTTGCGGTAATAGGGGCAGGTAGCTGGGGAACAGCCTTAGCTACAGTGTTAGCAGATAACGAGCACAATGTGAAAATATGGACAAGAAGACAAAAACAAGCAGACGAAATAAACAATTCTCATACAAATACAAAATATTTGCCCGGCTTTGCCCTTCCACATGCTATTCAGGCATCAAATGATTTAGCATGGTGTACAGAAGATGCGAAATACGTCCTCCTCGTTGTCCCTACGAAAGCTATTAGGGATACAGTGACTCAATTAAAACCATACGTAAAAGATTATAATATTCTTATTCATGCCTCCAAAGGCATTGAACCTGGAACCTCAAAGCGGATTTCAGAAATGATGGAAGAAGAGCTGGATGAAAAAAAAGGAGAAGCAACTGTAGTGTTGTCTGGCCCGAGTCATGCTGAAGAAGTGTGTGAAAGACAGCCAACTACCGTTACAGTATCATCTCACGCAGCTCAAGCGGCTGAACAGGTGCAAGAATTGTTTATGAATAATAATTTTCGGGTGTATACAAACCAAGATTTGATTGGAGTAGAAATAGGCGGTGCGCTTAAAAATATCATTGCGCTCGGTATTGGATTGACAGAGGGCCTTGGGTACGGCGATAATGCAAAGGCTGCTCTTATGACTAGAGGGCTGGCCGAGATTGCACGTTTAGGCATTAAACTTGGTGCAAATCCGCTCACTTTTACTGGGCTCTCTGGATTGGGTGATCTGATTGTTACCTGTACCAGCCAGCATAGCCGTAATTGGCGGACTGGATATAAACTGGGGATGGGGAAAAACCTTGAAAATGTGCTGGATGAAATGGGTATGGTTGTAGAAGGAGTAAGGACGACAAAGGCAGTAAAAGAACTTTCAAACAGACTGAAAGTAGAAATGCCAATTACAGAGGCATTGTTTGAAGTTTTGTTTAATGAAAAAAAACCCGAAGCTGCAGCACATCAATTAATGGGAAGAGTAAGGAAACATGAAGTAGAGAATGTTTCACTTTTGTTAGGGCCTGATTTTCAAGAAAAATGGCAGGAGAAGTCATGGAGTCCAAATGATAATGAGTAACAATTGGCACGCCTCCTTTAATCATGCATAGGATAATTTGAATAGTGATTAAGGGAGGCTGTTACATGCGACACCGTCAAAACGATTCATTTTTTGACCAGATTGAGAAAAAAACGAATGTAAAACAAGAAGATTTATTTAAACTGGTACAATCCTTGAATGGAGCTGACTTTCAAGATGAGCAAACCGTACGCCGCGTCATTTCTGATGTTGGTAAACTTGCTGGGAAAACTGTATCCAAAAAACAAGAAGATGAATTAGTCAAAGCCATTGTTAACAACAATATCCCGTTTGATTTGGCT
This DNA window, taken from Alteribacillus bidgolensis, encodes the following:
- a CDS encoding NAD(P)H-dependent glycerol-3-phosphate dehydrogenase; its protein translation is MNSNVAVIGAGSWGTALATVLADNEHNVKIWTRRQKQADEINNSHTNTKYLPGFALPHAIQASNDLAWCTEDAKYVLLVVPTKAIRDTVTQLKPYVKDYNILIHASKGIEPGTSKRISEMMEEELDEKKGEATVVLSGPSHAEEVCERQPTTVTVSSHAAQAAEQVQELFMNNNFRVYTNQDLIGVEIGGALKNIIALGIGLTEGLGYGDNAKAALMTRGLAEIARLGIKLGANPLTFTGLSGLGDLIVTCTSQHSRNWRTGYKLGMGKNLENVLDEMGMVVEGVRTTKAVKELSNRLKVEMPITEALFEVLFNEKKPEAAAHQLMGRVRKHEVENVSLLLGPDFQEKWQEKSWSPNDNE
- the plsY gene encoding glycerol-3-phosphate 1-O-acyltransferase PlsY, translated to MELLVSIIAAYLLGSISFSYVIAQKMMKIDIRQHGSGNAGATNILRVLGKGPAILVLSLDIFKGIAAVWFAKWLEMSGIFPVFTSLGEMDGLAPALAGLAAILGHNWPVYYGFKGGKGVATAVGVVGSLVFFPAVYVGIVSILAIVVTRYVSLGSLIFAAATPILIWFTKEHYGHPDPYFYLTALLGLMSVWKHRTNVERLIKGTENKIGEKKLS
- a CDS encoding stage VI sporulation protein F, producing MRHRQNDSFFDQIEKKTNVKQEDLFKLVQSLNGADFQDEQTVRRVISDVGKLAGKTVSKKQEDELVKAIVNNNIPFDLASLSKWFQSK